A single genomic interval of Streptococcus oralis subsp. dentisani harbors:
- the rexB gene encoding ATP-dependent nuclease subunit B: MKLLYTDIRTSLTEILTREAEELVAAGKRVFYIAPNSLSFEKERAVLECLSQQASFAITVTRFAQMARYLVLNDLPTKTSLDDIGLGMAFYKCLAGLDSKDLRVYGAIKQDPQFIQQLIELYHEMTTAQMSFLDLESLTDEDKRADLLLIFEQVTAYLNQSQLAQGSQLSHLIEAIENDKVSSDFSQLALVIDGFTRFSAEEEHVVDLLHRKGVEIVIGSYASKKAYTSPFAEGNLYQASVEFLHHLGAKYQTPAQDRSQTHEKMDSFDKASRLLESSYDFSELTLEVDENDRDNLQIWSCLTQKEELELVARSIRQKLHDNPDLSYKHFRILLGDVASYQLSLKTIFDQYQIPFYLGKSESMAHHPLTQYVESILRLKRYRFRQEDLINLLRTGLYTDLSQAEIDAFEQYLRYLGINGLPIFQQIFTKSHHGKFDLERLNAIRLRVLAPLETLFASRKQKAENLLQKWSAFLKNAALSKQMQGLTSTMEVLEQERQAEVWKAFCHVLEQFATVFDGSQVSLEDFLALLHSGMSLSQYRTIPATVDTVLVQSYDLIAPLTADFVYAIGLTQDHLPKIAQNTSLLTDEERQSLNQATEERAQLLIASSENLKKNRYTMLSLVNAARKQLILSAPSLLNENESKESAYLHELVSFGFSRREKRMNHKNLSKEDMGSYHSLLSSLVAYHQQVDSSENEQDVTFVTVLARVMGKKLDQKGLSNPALPTSPSSKPLAKDTLQALYPADKEFYLSTSGLTEFYRNEYSYFLRYVLGLQEELRLRPDARSHGNFLHRIFERALKLPAENPFDQRLEQAIKETSQEREFEAIYQESLEAQFTKEVLLDVARTTGHILRHNPAIETIQEEATFGGKDQAFIQLDNGRSVHVRGKVDRIDRLKADGALGVVDYKSSLTQFQFPHFFNGLNSQLPTYLAALKKEGEQNFFGAMYLEMAEPVQSLLTVKSLTGAVVEASKSMKYQGLFLEKESSHLGEFYNKNKANQLTDEEFELLLAYNAHLYKKAAEKILKGQFAINPYTENGSSIAPYVQQHQAITGFEANYHLGQARFLEKLDLADGKRLVGEKLKQAWFEKMRKELNR; this comes from the coding sequence ATGAAATTACTTTATACTGATATTCGGACTTCTTTGACTGAAATTCTAACCAGAGAGGCAGAAGAGCTAGTTGCTGCAGGCAAGCGTGTTTTCTACATCGCACCCAACTCTCTTTCATTTGAAAAGGAACGCGCCGTGCTGGAATGCTTGTCCCAGCAGGCTTCTTTTGCGATTACCGTCACGCGTTTTGCTCAGATGGCTCGTTACCTGGTCTTGAATGATTTGCCAACTAAGACGAGTCTAGATGACATCGGGCTTGGGATGGCTTTTTATAAATGCCTTGCGGGACTCGATTCCAAGGATTTACGTGTTTATGGCGCGATTAAACAAGACCCTCAATTTATCCAGCAGTTGATTGAACTTTATCACGAGATGACAACTGCTCAGATGAGTTTTTTAGACTTGGAAAGTTTGACCGATGAGGACAAGCGGGCAGACTTACTCTTGATTTTTGAGCAAGTGACTGCCTATCTCAATCAAAGCCAGTTAGCTCAGGGAAGTCAGTTGTCCCATTTGATTGAGGCTATTGAGAATGATAAGGTAAGTAGTGATTTCAGTCAGCTGGCTTTGGTTATCGACGGTTTTACCCGTTTTTCTGCCGAGGAAGAGCATGTGGTGGATCTGCTCCATCGTAAAGGTGTTGAGATTGTCATTGGTTCTTATGCAAGTAAGAAGGCCTATACCAGTCCGTTCGCTGAAGGCAATCTCTACCAAGCCAGTGTAGAATTTCTTCATCATTTAGGTGCTAAATACCAAACGCCTGCTCAAGACCGTTCTCAGACTCATGAGAAAATGGATAGTTTTGACAAGGCCTCTCGTTTGCTGGAGTCTTCTTATGACTTTTCAGAACTCACTTTGGAAGTCGATGAGAATGACCGTGATAATCTGCAAATCTGGTCTTGCTTGACGCAAAAGGAAGAGTTGGAGTTGGTAGCGCGTAGTATCCGTCAGAAATTACATGACAATCCAGACTTGAGTTACAAGCATTTTCGTATTCTGTTAGGAGATGTGGCTTCTTATCAATTGTCCTTAAAGACCATTTTTGACCAGTACCAGATTCCATTCTATCTAGGTAAAAGCGAATCTATGGCCCACCATCCCTTGACCCAGTATGTGGAGTCAATTTTACGTTTAAAACGCTACCGTTTCCGTCAGGAGGATTTGATTAATCTTCTCAGAACAGGCTTGTATACTGACCTCAGTCAGGCAGAGATTGATGCTTTTGAGCAATACCTCCGCTATCTTGGTATCAATGGCTTGCCAATCTTTCAGCAAATCTTCACAAAATCCCACCATGGAAAATTTGATTTGGAACGCTTGAATGCCATTCGTTTGCGTGTTTTGGCTCCTCTTGAAACCTTATTTGCCAGTCGGAAACAGAAGGCTGAAAATCTTTTGCAAAAGTGGAGTGCTTTTCTAAAAAACGCTGCTTTAAGCAAGCAGATGCAAGGTTTAACATCCACTATGGAAGTCCTAGAGCAGGAAAGGCAAGCTGAAGTTTGGAAAGCTTTCTGTCATGTTTTAGAACAATTTGCGACAGTTTTTGATGGTTCACAAGTTAGTCTGGAGGACTTCTTAGCCTTACTCCACTCTGGGATGAGTTTATCTCAGTATCGCACTATTCCAGCGACAGTGGACACCGTTCTGGTGCAGAGTTACGATTTGATTGCACCACTGACTGCTGACTTTGTCTATGCCATTGGACTCACTCAGGATCATCTACCAAAAATCGCGCAAAATACTAGTCTTTTGACAGACGAAGAAAGACAAAGCCTAAACCAAGCGACAGAAGAGAGAGCGCAATTGCTGATTGCAAGCAGTGAAAACCTCAAAAAAAATCGCTATACCATGCTTTCTTTAGTCAATGCCGCTCGTAAGCAGTTGATTTTGTCAGCACCAAGTCTTCTCAATGAAAACGAGAGCAAGGAATCTGCCTATCTTCATGAACTGGTGAGTTTTGGATTTAGCAGAAGAGAAAAGAGAATGAACCATAAAAATCTTAGCAAAGAAGATATGGGTTCTTATCACAGTCTCTTGTCTAGTCTGGTGGCTTATCATCAGCAAGTGGATTCTAGTGAAAATGAACAAGATGTGACCTTTGTCACTGTCTTGGCGCGTGTCATGGGGAAAAAACTTGACCAAAAAGGCCTTTCAAATCCTGCCCTTCCAACTAGTCCAAGTAGCAAGCCATTAGCAAAGGATACCTTACAAGCTCTCTATCCTGCTGACAAGGAGTTTTACCTGTCTACCTCTGGTTTGACAGAGTTTTACCGAAATGAATACAGTTATTTCCTCCGCTATGTCTTAGGTTTGCAGGAAGAATTGCGCCTGCGCCCAGATGCTCGCAGTCATGGGAATTTCTTGCACCGTATTTTTGAACGTGCCTTGAAACTGCCTGCTGAAAATCCGTTTGATCAACGTCTGGAGCAAGCTATTAAGGAAACCAGTCAAGAACGCGAATTTGAAGCCATTTATCAAGAAAGTTTAGAAGCCCAGTTTACCAAGGAAGTTCTTCTCGATGTCGCTCGGACCACTGGCCACATCCTTCGTCATAATCCAGCCATCGAAACCATCCAAGAGGAAGCAACATTTGGAGGCAAAGATCAGGCCTTTATTCAATTGGATAATGGTCGCAGTGTCCATGTGCGAGGCAAGGTTGACCGCATTGACCGCCTGAAAGCTGATGGAGCACTAGGAGTAGTAGACTACAAGTCTAGTTTGACTCAGTTCCAGTTTCCTCATTTTTTCAATGGACTTAATTCCCAACTGCCAACCTATCTTGCCGCCCTTAAAAAGGAAGGGGAACAGAACTTTTTCGGAGCTATGTACTTAGAAATGGCAGAACCTGTCCAATCTCTGTTGACCGTTAAAAGTTTGACTGGAGCAGTAGTAGAAGCCAGCAAGTCTATGAAATACCAAGGGCTCTTTTTAGAGAAAGAAAGCAGTCACTTGGGGGAATTTTACAATAAAAATAAAGCCAACCAGCTGACAGATGAGGAATTTGAGCTCCTACTGGCCTACAATGCTCATCTTTACAAGAAAGC
- a CDS encoding EVE domain-containing protein yields the protein MPRYWVGVVSKNHVLRGVEGNFCQVCHGKGGPLNRMKKGDYLLYYSPKYDMNGQDKLQAFVAVGKIIDDKAYQVEQFEGFFPFRRNVEYYLPVKDCSIEIARQHPEWRDYTSRLRYGHFEVSKDFFLYIFHHMKVDDEV from the coding sequence ATGCCTAGATATTGGGTCGGAGTTGTTTCAAAGAACCATGTTTTAAGAGGAGTTGAGGGAAATTTTTGTCAGGTCTGTCATGGAAAGGGCGGCCCCTTAAATCGTATGAAAAAAGGTGACTATCTTTTATACTATAGTCCAAAATACGATATGAATGGTCAAGATAAGTTACAGGCTTTTGTGGCCGTAGGTAAAATTATAGATGACAAAGCCTATCAAGTAGAGCAATTTGAAGGATTCTTTCCCTTTAGACGAAATGTCGAGTATTATCTACCAGTCAAAGATTGTTCCATAGAAATAGCCAGACAACATCCTGAATGGAGAGACTATACTTCTCGACTTCGTTATGGACATTTTGAAGTTTCCAAAGACTTTTTCCTCTATATCTTTCATCATATGAAAGTGGATGATGAAGTATGA
- a CDS encoding MarR family winged helix-turn-helix transcriptional regulator: MLKYKFNSIYKNDETESTGLLFIKVYNKWESNLKRVLKSVGLTLPQFIVLTSLLFLSNREEYVTQVDIARFTGMDVMTVSQIVRLLEKKDYIRRDQHPKDSRAKLVSVTKSGAEKINQALPLVEGIDEEFFEKLSNDRESFNRMLAVLEDKNA, translated from the coding sequence ATGTTAAAGTATAAGTTTAATTCAATTTACAAAAATGATGAAACAGAATCTACAGGTCTTCTTTTCATCAAAGTTTACAACAAGTGGGAAAGCAACTTAAAAAGAGTTTTAAAATCAGTTGGTCTCACTTTGCCTCAATTTATCGTGTTAACCTCTCTCTTGTTTCTGAGCAATAGAGAGGAATATGTAACGCAAGTTGATATAGCTCGGTTCACCGGTATGGATGTCATGACGGTTTCCCAGATTGTTAGGCTACTGGAGAAGAAAGACTACATTAGACGCGATCAACACCCAAAGGATAGTCGGGCAAAACTTGTCTCAGTGACGAAGTCTGGCGCGGAGAAGATCAATCAAGCTTTACCCTTAGTAGAGGGAATTGATGAAGAATTCTTTGAAAAACTTTCTAACGATAGAGAAAGTTTTAATCGCATGTTAGCAGTATTGGAGGATAAAAATGCCTAG
- a CDS encoding Cof-type HAD-IIB family hydrolase encodes MIKLLALDMDGTLLNEAKEIPQAHITAIHQAIEKGVKLVLCTGRPLFGVLPYYKKLGLDLQNEYVIVNNGCSTHQTSDWSLVDWQELSPADIEYLYDLAEKSDVQLTLFDEEHYFVLGGKPNQIVQNDAKLVFSDLTEISLEEATSGKYRMFQGMFLGTKEQTDDFENRFAGELCQQFSGVRSQPVIYEAMPLGTTKATALSRLADILKIDSSEIMAMGDANNDIEMLQFAGLGIAMGNASDHVKSLANDVTASNEEDGVARAIEKYIL; translated from the coding sequence ATGATTAAACTACTAGCCTTGGATATGGACGGAACCCTCCTTAATGAAGCCAAGGAAATCCCACAAGCCCACATTACTGCCATTCACCAGGCTATTGAAAAAGGCGTCAAATTGGTTCTCTGTACGGGTCGACCGCTTTTCGGTGTTCTTCCTTATTACAAAAAACTGGGTCTTGATCTCCAGAACGAGTATGTCATTGTCAATAACGGTTGCTCAACTCACCAGACCAGTGACTGGAGTCTAGTTGACTGGCAAGAACTCAGTCCAGCTGACATTGAATACCTCTATGACCTGGCTGAAAAAAGCGACGTCCAGTTGACTCTTTTTGATGAAGAACATTATTTTGTTCTCGGTGGTAAGCCTAATCAAATCGTTCAAAATGATGCCAAGCTCGTCTTTTCAGACCTGACTGAAATTTCCCTTGAGGAAGCCACCAGTGGTAAATATCGTATGTTCCAAGGAATGTTTTTGGGAACAAAAGAGCAAACAGACGATTTTGAGAATCGTTTTGCTGGGGAGCTTTGCCAACAATTTAGCGGTGTTCGTTCGCAGCCTGTCATTTATGAAGCTATGCCACTTGGTACGACAAAGGCTACTGCTCTTTCTCGACTAGCAGATATTTTGAAGATTGATTCCTCAGAAATCATGGCCATGGGCGATGCCAATAACGACATCGAAATGCTTCAGTTTGCAGGACTTGGCATTGCTATGGGAAATGCTAGTGACCATGTCAAATCCCTTGCTAATGACGTTACAGCCAGTAATGAAGAAGACGGCGTTGCGCGTGCCATTGAGAAGTATATTTTATAA
- a CDS encoding ATP-binding cassette domain-containing protein translates to MKTVLEIQGLTKQFGKQAILQDLSLIIKEGDIYGLIGKNGAGKTTLIKIITQLLFADKGTVSLFSSQGQNEWTKALSRVGSVIESPVAHNHLTAYQNLKYYCMIRHIPNADKVIHETLDYVGLSDTGKKVFRDFSLGMKQRLGIAIALLSKPDFLILDEPINGLDPIGIKEFRLMIQRLNQEKGITILISSHILSELYLLANRFGILDQGKIIREISKAEFETLSEDYIVLKTSDKERACQVLKEQIQLQFKVVNPENEIHIFGNEQDVKQILKQLTLSDVAIDEIYFARQNLEEYFTQLVE, encoded by the coding sequence ATGAAAACAGTACTCGAAATTCAAGGACTGACCAAACAATTTGGTAAACAAGCTATTCTTCAAGATCTTAGTCTAATCATAAAAGAGGGAGATATTTATGGTCTAATTGGAAAAAATGGAGCAGGTAAAACTACTCTTATTAAAATCATTACACAATTATTGTTTGCGGACAAAGGTACAGTTTCCCTCTTTTCTAGTCAAGGACAAAATGAGTGGACCAAGGCTTTATCTCGAGTTGGTTCTGTTATCGAATCACCTGTAGCCCATAATCATTTAACAGCTTATCAAAATCTGAAATATTATTGTATGATTCGTCATATCCCAAATGCTGATAAGGTGATTCATGAGACCTTGGACTATGTTGGCTTGTCAGATACAGGGAAAAAAGTCTTTCGTGATTTCTCACTAGGAATGAAACAAAGACTTGGCATCGCCATTGCCCTCCTATCCAAACCTGACTTCCTTATTCTTGATGAACCCATTAACGGTCTCGATCCGATTGGAATCAAAGAATTTCGTCTGATGATTCAGCGACTCAATCAAGAAAAAGGCATAACTATCCTCATCTCTAGCCATATCTTGTCAGAACTCTATCTCTTAGCTAATCGCTTTGGTATTCTGGATCAAGGTAAGATTATCCGTGAAATCAGTAAAGCCGAGTTTGAAACACTGAGTGAGGATTATATTGTTCTTAAAACAAGCGATAAAGAAAGAGCTTGTCAGGTATTGAAAGAACAAATCCAACTCCAGTTTAAGGTTGTCAATCCTGAAAATGAAATCCATATCTTTGGTAATGAACAAGATGTCAAACAGATTCTCAAGCAACTAACTTTGTCCGATGTTGCTATTGATGAGATTTACTTTGCCCGTCAAAACCTAGAAGAATACTTCACCCAATTGGTAGAATAG
- a CDS encoding ABC transporter permease: MIHTIQADFYRLFRSKGFWITEFILFVLMLLGATIGATGHLMAVNTTPPETPTHGWNGIEALINASSNGSNLVFLCIVLACLVLGVDLIGKLYKNSLTVGVSRTEFFLAKSFVLASIAFLQLIVSLVIAFIPATILNGLGTMPDGFIGNLLVTIFLQFLCLLAWLSIVSFILYVSHSYLAVFIGYLVSSILLSMPMLVFPDIEILRYLILDFAYAMTSNSQSILYTITVCVSVILFFSLSSLTVFKKKSL; the protein is encoded by the coding sequence ATGATACATACCATTCAAGCAGATTTTTACCGTCTTTTCCGCTCCAAAGGATTCTGGATTACAGAATTCATTCTCTTTGTACTTATGTTACTGGGTGCTACTATTGGTGCTACAGGACATCTAATGGCAGTAAATACAACACCACCAGAGACTCCTACCCATGGTTGGAATGGGATAGAAGCTCTAATCAACGCGTCTAGCAATGGTTCAAACCTCGTTTTTCTCTGCATTGTTCTAGCATGTCTCGTTCTCGGAGTTGATCTAATCGGCAAGCTCTATAAAAATAGTTTGACTGTTGGCGTTTCTCGTACAGAGTTTTTCCTTGCTAAATCCTTTGTACTAGCAAGTATCGCTTTCTTACAACTTATTGTTAGCCTTGTTATTGCCTTTATTCCAGCAACTATACTAAACGGACTTGGTACGATGCCTGATGGCTTTATCGGCAATCTACTTGTAACCATTTTCCTTCAATTTCTCTGCCTTCTCGCTTGGCTTTCAATTGTTTCCTTCATTCTCTATGTTAGTCATTCTTATCTTGCGGTATTTATTGGTTATTTGGTCAGCTCTATCTTACTTTCTATGCCAATGCTTGTTTTCCCAGACATTGAAATTCTACGATATTTAATCCTAGATTTTGCCTATGCTATGACTAGTAATAGTCAATCTATTCTCTATACCATCACGGTTTGCGTTTCTGTCATACTTTTCTTCTCTCTCAGCAGCCTTACCGTTTTCAAGAAGAAAAGTCTATAA
- a CDS encoding sensor histidine kinase yields MNYILISILLLTNIILAISLIRYHMAIRDLSRQIEEKIRSGSMKRIGVNFFSKTILRLHNQIENLFQEVEQNRLIMKREKHTLDMAISNIAHDIRTPLTIASGYTQQLIKHPDNSPETLNKIAHHLDLVSKRLEALLEYRHLMEGAVKPKLEELDLSTFITKKTLTYYDVFQSSQIVLDFNVEPGLKTTTDEDLLDRIIQNLLGNVLKHGKEKARLSLKKEENRLVLEIDNLVKKPIKNIDNLSNRFYSENMSDTEESSGLGLYITEELVHLLGADMKLSTDGKWLSVFIYF; encoded by the coding sequence ATGAATTACATTTTGATATCAATATTACTCCTTACTAACATTATTTTAGCGATTTCTTTGATTCGCTATCATATGGCAATTAGAGATTTAAGCAGACAAATCGAAGAAAAGATTCGCTCTGGTAGCATGAAGAGGATCGGGGTAAACTTCTTTTCAAAGACCATTTTACGTCTACATAACCAAATTGAGAATCTATTTCAAGAAGTGGAGCAAAATCGGCTAATCATGAAGCGTGAAAAACACACCCTAGATATGGCAATCAGTAACATCGCTCATGATATTCGGACACCTTTGACAATCGCTTCAGGATATACTCAGCAACTAATAAAACATCCCGATAATAGTCCAGAAACCTTAAACAAAATAGCCCATCATCTTGATTTGGTTTCCAAACGTTTGGAGGCTCTCCTCGAATATCGTCATTTGATGGAAGGAGCAGTCAAACCGAAACTGGAAGAACTTGATTTATCAACTTTTATAACGAAGAAGACTTTAACTTATTACGACGTTTTTCAATCTTCACAGATTGTTCTTGATTTTAACGTTGAACCAGGATTGAAAACGACGACTGATGAGGATTTGCTTGATCGAATTATACAAAACCTCCTTGGAAATGTTCTCAAGCACGGCAAGGAGAAGGCTCGACTTTCTTTGAAAAAGGAAGAAAATAGGCTTGTTTTGGAAATTGATAACCTAGTCAAAAAACCTATCAAGAATATAGACAATCTCAGTAATCGTTTTTATTCTGAAAATATGTCAGATACTGAAGAATCCTCTGGCTTAGGTCTCTATATTACCGAGGAATTAGTTCATCTTCTTGGAGCGGATATGAAGCTAAGCACAGATGGTAAATGGTTGTCGGTTTTCATTTACTTTTAA
- a CDS encoding response regulator transcription factor encodes MASILVIEDNNEIQEILRTILAEEHEVIQAFSGTEGIMQFDKGGIDLVLLDIMLPGKNGDQVLQAIRQTSQTPVIMLTALGDKKLISQYLLDGANDYVVKPFDLDEVFARVTVQLRQSGEHQSENRREIDNLVKNFKNIQFDADSFEISNSTETIRLAKKECQILQMLLHHPKKIFTKEELYELIWEESYLPGDNTLNTHLSNLRKKLHQLDPNHEYIETIWGVGVRLKGDK; translated from the coding sequence ATGGCGAGCATTCTTGTAATTGAAGATAATAATGAAATCCAGGAAATTTTAAGAACCATTCTTGCAGAGGAACACGAGGTGATTCAAGCATTTTCTGGCACAGAAGGTATCATGCAATTTGACAAAGGTGGCATTGATCTTGTTTTGCTAGATATCATGCTTCCAGGGAAAAATGGCGACCAAGTCTTGCAAGCCATTCGACAAACTAGTCAGACTCCGGTCATCATGCTCACTGCTTTGGGCGATAAAAAGCTCATCAGCCAATATCTCCTAGATGGTGCCAATGATTATGTAGTAAAACCTTTTGATTTAGATGAAGTTTTTGCTAGAGTCACTGTGCAATTACGCCAAAGTGGTGAACATCAGTCAGAAAATCGAAGAGAAATTGATAACCTCGTAAAAAACTTTAAAAATATCCAGTTCGATGCGGATAGTTTTGAAATAAGCAATTCTACTGAAACCATTCGCCTTGCAAAGAAAGAGTGTCAGATTCTTCAAATGTTGCTCCATCATCCTAAAAAAATCTTCACCAAGGAAGAACTCTATGAATTGATTTGGGAAGAAAGTTACCTGCCTGGAGACAATACGCTCAACACCCATCTAAGCAATCTCCGTAAAAAACTGCATCAACTGGATCCAAATCATGAGTACATTGAAACCATTTGGGGAGTTGGTGTTCGATTAAAAGGAGACAAATAA
- a CDS encoding TraX family protein yields the protein MKKWNATQLKYLMAAAMVLDHIPHITGIVSPLWEGIFHAMTRCVGVWFAYMAMEGFIHTSNVENYLLRLWSWATMMFLGNTLLNVLFASKSVMVHNNIFLTLAIGVTMLWLGFPRKELDKKEKLWRRIGVAGLLIFGCLFTEGGITMLPFLLISYSCRNRKGLRNLLYTLLWAFLLVTSIHTYDTWYQTLEMMLYNSDWLFITVFPFMALYNGQRGKETSWSKYFFYIFYPAHLWIITLIAYLVK from the coding sequence ATGAAAAAATGGAATGCGACACAGTTGAAGTACCTGATGGCTGCAGCAATGGTTCTAGACCATATCCCTCATATCACAGGGATCGTTTCTCCTCTGTGGGAAGGTATTTTCCACGCTATGACCCGTTGTGTGGGAGTTTGGTTTGCTTATATGGCTATGGAAGGGTTTATCCATACAAGTAATGTAGAAAACTATCTCCTACGTTTATGGTCTTGGGCCACTATGATGTTTCTTGGAAATACTTTACTCAATGTACTTTTTGCCTCCAAATCTGTAATGGTACATAACAATATTTTCCTGACTCTGGCTATCGGTGTTACCATGCTTTGGCTTGGCTTTCCCAGAAAAGAGTTGGATAAAAAGGAGAAGTTGTGGCGTCGGATTGGAGTTGCTGGGCTCTTGATTTTCGGTTGTCTTTTTACTGAGGGTGGTATCACCATGCTACCATTTCTCTTGATTAGTTACTCTTGTAGAAATCGTAAGGGATTGCGAAATCTCCTCTATACTCTACTTTGGGCCTTCCTGTTAGTGACTTCTATCCATACCTATGATACTTGGTACCAAACCTTGGAAATGATGCTTTACAATTCTGATTGGCTCTTTATCACCGTATTTCCTTTTATGGCCTTGTATAATGGACAGCGAGGAAAAGAAACCAGTTGGAGTAAATATTTCTTTTATATTTTCTACCCAGCTCATCTATGGATCATAACCTTAATTGCTTATTTGGTTAAGTAG